A part of Sus scrofa isolate TJ Tabasco breed Duroc chromosome 15, Sscrofa11.1, whole genome shotgun sequence genomic DNA contains:
- the IRS1 gene encoding insulin receptor substrate 1 isoform X1: MASPPETDGFSDVRKVGYLRKPKSMHKRFFVLRAASEAGGPARLEYYENEKKWRHKSSAPKRSIPLESCFNINKRADSKNKHLVALYTRDEHFAIAADSEAEQDSWYQALLQLHNRAKGHHDGAAGPGAGGGGGSCSGSSGLGEAGEDLSYGDVPPGPAFKEVWQVILKPKGLGQTKNLIGIYRLCLTSKTISFVKLNSEAAAVVLQLMNIRRCGHSENFFFIEVGRSAVTGPGEFWMQVDDSVVAQNMHETILEAMRAMSDEFRPRSKSQSSSNCSNPISVPLRRHHLNNPPPSQVGLTRRSRTESITATSPASLVGGKQGSFRVRASSDGEGTMSRPASVDGSPVSPSTNRTHAHRHRGSSRLHPPLNHSRSIPMPSSRCSPSATSPVSLSSSSTSGHGSTSDCLFPRRSSASVSGSPSDGGFISSDEYGSSPCDFRSSFRSVTPDSLGHTPPARGEEELSNYICMGGKGASTLAAPNGHYILPRGGNGHRCLPGAGLGTSPALTGEEAGPASDLDNRFRKRTHSAGTSPTISHQKTPSQSSVASIEEYTEMMPAYPPGGGSGGRMPNYRHSAFVPTHSYPEEGLEMHPLERRGGHHRQDTSSLHTDDGYMPMSPGVAPVPGTRKGSGDYMPMSPKSVSAPQQIINPIRRHPQRVDPNGYMMMSPSGSCSPDIGGGPSSGGSSSGAAPSGSSYGKLWTNGVGGHHSHALPHPKLPVESSSGKLLSCTGDYMNMSPVGDSNTSSPSDCYYGPEDPQHKPVLSYYSLPRSFKHTQRPGELEESARHQHLRLSSSSGRLLYAAAAEDSSSSTSSDSLGGGYCGARPEPGLPHLHHQVLQPHLPRKVDTAAQTNNRLARPTRLSLGDPKASTLPRAREQPPQPALLHPPEPKSPGEYVNIEFGGDQPGYLSGPVASHSAPSVRCSSQLQPAPREEETGAEEYMNMDLGPGRRAIWQESAGVQPGRVGPAPPGAASVCRPTRAVPSSRGDYMTMQMGCPRQSYVDTSPVAPISYADMRTGIVVEEASLPGATAAAPSASSATSASSAAPQGAGELAARSSLLGGPQGPGGLSAFTRVNLSPNRNQSAKVIRADPQGCRRRHSSETFSSTPSATRAGNTVPFGGGAAVGGGGGGSSSTEDVKRHSSASFENVWLRPGELGGAPKELAQMCGAAGGLENGLNYIDLDLVKDFKQRPQERPPQPQPPPPPPPHQPLGNSESSSTSRSSEDLSAYASISFQKQPEDLQ, translated from the coding sequence aTGGCGAGCCCTCCCGAGACGGATGGCTTCTCGGACGTGCGCAAGGTGGGCTACCTGCGCAAACCCAAGAGCATGCACAAGCGCTTTTTCGTGCTGCGGGCGGCCAGCGAGGCTGGGGGCCCCGCGCGCCTCGAGTACTACGAGAACGAGAAGAAGTGGCGGCACAAGTCGAGCGCCCCCAAACGCTCGATCCCCCTGGAGAGCTGCTTCAACATCAACAAGCGGGCGGATTCCAAGAACAAGCACCTGGTGGCCCTCTACACCCGGGACGAGCACTTTGCCATCGCGGCGGACAGCGAGGCCGAACAGGACAGCTGGTACCAGGCCCTCCTGCAGCTGCACAACCGTGCCAAGGGCCACCACGACGGGGCCGCAGGCCCCGGGGCGGGAGGCGgtgggggcagctgcagtggcagcTCTGGCCTCGGCGAGGCTGGGGAGGACTTGAGCTACGGAGACGTGCCCCCAGGACCCGCCTTCAAGGAGGTTTGGCAGGTGATCCTGAAACCCAAAGGCCTGGGTCAGACAAAGAACCTGATTGGCATCTACCGCCTCTGCCTGACCAGCAAGACCATCAGTTTCGTGAAGCTGAACTCGGAGGCGGCGGCTGTGGTGCTGCAGCTGATGAACATCAGGCGCTGTGGCCACTCAGAGAACTTCTTCTTCATCGAAGTGGGCCGTTCTGCAGTGACGGGACCCGGGGAGTTTTGGATGCAGGTGGATGATTCTGTGGTGGCCCAGAATATGCATGAGACAATCCTGGAGGCCATGCGGGCCATGAGCGATGAGTTCCGCCCTCGAAGCAAGAGCCAGTCCTCCTCTAACTGCTCCAACCCCATCAGTGTACCTCTGCGCAGGCACCACCTCAACAACCCTCCGCCCAGCCAGGTGGGGCTGACCCGCCGCTCACGCACAGAGAGCATCACTGCCACCTCCCCGGCCAGCTTGGTGGGCGGGAAGCAGGGCTCCTTCCGCGTCCGTGCGTCCAGTGATGGGGAAGGCACCATGTCTCGCCCCGCCTCTGTGGACGGCAGTCCTGTGAGCCCTAGCACCAACAGGACTCACGCCCACCGGCATCGAGGCAGCTCCCGGCTGCACCCGCCTCTTAACCACAGCCGCTCTATTCCCATGCCTTCCTCTCGCTGCTCACCCTCCGCCACCAGCCCGGTCAGCCTGTCGTCCAGCAGCACCAGCGGCCATGGCTCCACCTCGGACTGTCTCTTCCCGCGGCGGTCTAGTGCTTCTGTGTCCGGGTCCCCCAGTGACGGCGGTTTCATCTCTTCCGATGAGTATGGCTCTAGCCCCTGTGATTTCCGAAGTTCCTTCCGCAGTGTCACGCCGGATTCCCTGGGCCACACCCCGCCCGCCCGCGGTGAGGAGGAGCTGAGCAACTACATCTGCATGGGGGGCAAGGGGGCCTCCACCCTCGCTGCCCCCAATGGCCACTACATTTTGCCTCGGGGTGGCAATGGCCACCGCTGCCTCCCAGGAGCTGGCTTGGGCACGAGCCCAGCCCTGACCGGGGAGGAAGCAGGCCCTGCATCTGATCTGGATAATCGGTTCCGAAAGCGGACTCACTCTGCTGGCACATCCCCTACTATTTCCCACCAGAAGACCCCATCCCAGTCCTCTGTGGCTTCCATTGAGGAATATACAGAGATGATGCCGGCCTACCCACCAGGAGGTGGCAGTGGAGGCCGGATGCCCAACTACCGGCACTCCGCCTTCGTGCCCACCCACTCCTACCCTGAGGAGGGTCTGGAAATGCACCCCTTGGAGCGGCGTGGGGGTCACCACCGCCAAGACACCTCCAGCCTCCACACCGATGATGGCTACATGCCCATGTCCCCAGGAGTAGCCCCAGTGCCCGGCACCCGAAAGGGCAGTGGGGACTACATGCCCATGAGCCCCAAGAGCGTGTCTGCCCCGCAGCAGATCATCAACCCCATCAGACGCCACCCCCAGAGAGTGGACCCCAATGGCTACATGATGATGTCCCCCAGCGGCAGCTGCTCTCCTGACATTGGAGGTGGTCCCAGCAGCGGGGGCAGCAGCAGCGGTGCCGCCCCTTCTGGGAGCAGCTATGGCAAGTTATGGACAAATGGGGTAGGGGGCCACCACTCTCACGCCCTGCcacaccccaaactccccgtggAGAGCAGTAGTGGCAAGCTCTTGTCTTGTACAGGTGACTACATGAACATGTCGCCAGTGGGGGACTCCAACACCAGCAGCCCTTCCGACTGCTACTATGGCCCCGAGGATCCCCAGCACAAGCCAGTCCTCTCCTACTACTCATTGCCAAGGTCCTTCAAGCACACGCAGCGCCCCGGGGAGCTGGAGGAGAGCGCCAGGCACCAGCACCTCCGCCTTTCCTCCAGCTCCGGTCGGCTTCTCTATGCTGCGGCAGCAGAAGATTCGTCGTCATCCACCAGCAGCGACAGCCTGGGCGGGGGATACTGTGGGGCTAGGCCCGAGCCCGGCCTCCCGCATCTCCATCATCAGGTCCTGCAGCCCCATCTGCCTCGAAAGGTGGACACAGCAGCCCAGACCAACAACCGCCTGGCTCGGCCCACGAGGCTGTCCCTGGGGGATCCCAAGGCCAGCACCTTACCTCGGGCCCGAGAGCAGCCGCCACAGCCGGCCCTGCTGCACCCTCCGGAACCCAAAAGTCCAGGGGAATATGTGAATATTGAATTTGGGGGCGATCAGCCGGGCTACTTATCAGGCCCGGTGGCGTCCCACAGCGCGCCTTCGGTGAGATGTTCATCGCAGCTCCAGCCAGCTCCCAGAGAAGAGGAGACTGGCGCCGAAGAGTACATGAACATGGACCTGGGGCCAGGCCGGAGGGCGATCTGGCAGGAGAGCGCTGGGGTCCAGCCCGGCAGGGTGGGCCCCGCCCCCCCGGGAGCTGCTAGCGTGTGCAGGCCGACCCGGGCGGTGCCCAGCAGCCGGGGTGACTACATGACCATGCAGATGGGTTGTCCCCGTCAGAGCTACGTGGACACCTCGCCAGTGGCCCCCATCAGCTATGCCGATATGCGGACCGGCATCGTCGTGGAGGAGGCCAGCCTTCCCGGGGCCACAGCGGCCGCTCCCTCGGCGTCCTCGGCCACCTCTGCTTCCTCCGCCGCGCCCCAAGGAGCAGGGGAGCTGGCGGCCCGCTCTTCCCTGCTGGGGGGCCCGCAGGGACCCGGGGGCCTGAGCGCCTTCACACGGGTGAATCTCAGTCCCAACCGCAACCAGAGTGCCAAAGTGATCCGTGCCGACCCTCAAGGGTGCAGGAGGCGGCACAGCTCCGAGACCTTCTCCTCGACACCCAGTGCCACCCGGGCGGGCAACACGGTACCCTTCGGAGGGGGAGCTGCAGTTGGGGGCGgcggtggtggcagcagcagcactgAGGATGTGAAACGCCACAGCTCTGCCTCCTTCGAGAACGTGTGGCTGAGGCCTGGGGAGCTTGGGGGAGCCCCCAAGGAG
- the IRS1 gene encoding insulin receptor substrate 1 (The RefSeq protein has 5 substitutions compared to this genomic sequence): MASPPETDGFSDVRKVGYLRKPKSMHKRFFVLRAASEAGGPARLEYYENEKKWRHKSSAPKRSIPLESCFNINKRADSKNKHLVALYTRDEHFAIAADSEAEQDSWYQALLQLHNRAKGHHDGAAGPGAGGGGGSCSGSSGLGEAGEDLSYGDVPPGPAFKEVWQVILKPKGLGQTKNLIGIYRLCLTSKTISFVKLNSEAAAVVLQLMNIRRCGHSENFFFIEVGRSAVTGPGEFWMQVDDSVVAQNMHETILEAMRAMSDEFRPRSKSQSSSNCSNPISVPLRRHHLNNPPPSQVGLTRRSRTESITATSPASLVGGKQGSFRVRASSDGEGTMSRPASVDGSPVSPSTNRTHAHRHRGSSRLHPPLNHSRSIPMPSSRCSPSATSPVSLSSSSTSGHGSTSDCLFPRRSSASVSGSPSDGGFISSDEYGSSPCDFRSSFRSVTPDSLGHTPPARGEEELSNYICMGGKGASTLAAPNGHYILPRGGNGHRCLPGAGLGTSPALTGEEAGPASDLDNRFRKRTHSAGTSPTISHQKTPSQSSVASIEEYTEMMPAYPPGGGSGGRMPNYRHSAFVPTHSYPEEGLEMHPLERRGGHHRQDTSSLHTDDGYMPMSPGVAPVPGTRKGSGDYMPMSPKSVSAPQQIINPIRRHPQRVDPNGYMMMSPSGSCSPDIGGGPSSGGSSSGAAPSGSSYGKLWTNGVGGHHSHALPHPKLPVESSSGKLLSCTGDYMNMSPVGDSNTSSPSDCYYGPEDPQHKPVLSYYSLPRSFKHTQRPGELEESARHQHLRLSSSSGRLLYAAAAEDSSSSTSSDSLGGGYCGARPEPGLPHLHHQVLQPHLPRKVDTAAQTNNRLARPTRLSLGDPKASTLPRAREQPPQPALLHPPEPKSPGEYVNIEFGGDQPGYLSGPVASHSAPSVRCSSQLQPAPREENTGAEEYMNMDLGPGRRAIWQESAGVQPGRVGPAPPGAASVCRPTRAVPSSRGDYMTMQMGCPRQSYVDTSPVAPISYADMRTGIVVEEASLPGATAAAPSASSATSASSAAPQGAGELAACSSLLGGPQGPGGLSAFTRVNLSPNRNQSAKVIRADPQGCRRRHSSETFSSTPSATRAGNTVPFGGGAAVGGGGGGSSSTEAVKRHSSASFENVWLRPGELGGAPKELAQMCGAAGGLENGLNYIDLDLVKNFKQRPQERPPQPQPPPPPPPHQPLGNSESSSTSRSSEDLSAYASISFQKQPEDRQ, translated from the coding sequence aTGGCGAGCCCTCCCGAGACGGATGGCTTCTCGGACGTGCGCAAGGTGGGCTACCTGCGCAAACCCAAGAGCATGCACAAGCGCTTTTTCGTGCTGCGGGCGGCCAGCGAGGCTGGGGGCCCCGCGCGCCTCGAGTACTACGAGAACGAGAAGAAGTGGCGGCACAAGTCGAGCGCCCCCAAACGCTCGATCCCCCTGGAGAGCTGCTTCAACATCAACAAGCGGGCGGATTCCAAGAACAAGCACCTGGTGGCCCTCTACACCCGGGACGAGCACTTTGCCATCGCGGCGGACAGCGAGGCCGAACAGGACAGCTGGTACCAGGCCCTCCTGCAGCTGCACAACCGTGCCAAGGGCCACCACGACGGGGCCGCAGGCCCCGGGGCGGGAGGCGgtgggggcagctgcagtggcagcTCTGGCCTCGGCGAGGCTGGGGAGGACTTGAGCTACGGAGACGTGCCCCCAGGACCCGCCTTCAAGGAGGTTTGGCAGGTGATCCTGAAACCCAAAGGCCTGGGTCAGACAAAGAACCTGATTGGCATCTACCGCCTCTGCCTGACCAGCAAGACCATCAGTTTCGTGAAGCTGAACTCGGAGGCGGCGGCTGTGGTGCTGCAGCTGATGAACATCAGGCGCTGTGGCCACTCAGAGAACTTCTTCTTCATCGAAGTGGGCCGTTCTGCAGTGACGGGACCCGGGGAGTTTTGGATGCAGGTGGATGATTCTGTGGTGGCCCAGAATATGCATGAGACAATCCTGGAGGCCATGCGGGCCATGAGCGATGAGTTCCGCCCTCGAAGCAAGAGCCAGTCCTCCTCTAACTGCTCCAACCCCATCAGTGTACCTCTGCGCAGGCACCACCTCAACAACCCTCCGCCCAGCCAGGTGGGGCTGACCCGCCGCTCACGCACAGAGAGCATCACTGCCACCTCCCCGGCCAGCTTGGTGGGCGGGAAGCAGGGCTCCTTCCGCGTCCGTGCGTCCAGTGATGGGGAAGGCACCATGTCTCGCCCCGCCTCTGTGGACGGCAGTCCTGTGAGCCCTAGCACCAACAGGACTCACGCCCACCGGCATCGAGGCAGCTCCCGGCTGCACCCGCCTCTTAACCACAGCCGCTCTATTCCCATGCCTTCCTCTCGCTGCTCACCCTCCGCCACCAGCCCGGTCAGCCTGTCGTCCAGCAGCACCAGCGGCCATGGCTCCACCTCGGACTGTCTCTTCCCGCGGCGGTCTAGTGCTTCTGTGTCCGGGTCCCCCAGTGACGGCGGTTTCATCTCTTCCGATGAGTATGGCTCTAGCCCCTGTGATTTCCGAAGTTCCTTCCGCAGTGTCACGCCGGATTCCCTGGGCCACACCCCGCCCGCCCGCGGTGAGGAGGAGCTGAGCAACTACATCTGCATGGGGGGCAAGGGGGCCTCCACCCTCGCTGCCCCCAATGGCCACTACATTTTGCCTCGGGGTGGCAATGGCCACCGCTGCCTCCCAGGAGCTGGCTTGGGCACGAGCCCAGCCCTGACCGGGGAGGAAGCAGGCCCTGCATCTGATCTGGATAATCGGTTCCGAAAGCGGACTCACTCTGCTGGCACATCCCCTACTATTTCCCACCAGAAGACCCCATCCCAGTCCTCTGTGGCTTCCATTGAGGAATATACAGAGATGATGCCGGCCTACCCACCAGGAGGTGGCAGTGGAGGCCGGATGCCCAACTACCGGCACTCCGCCTTCGTGCCCACCCACTCCTACCCTGAGGAGGGTCTGGAAATGCACCCCTTGGAGCGGCGTGGGGGTCACCACCGCCAAGACACCTCCAGCCTCCACACCGATGATGGCTACATGCCCATGTCCCCAGGAGTAGCCCCAGTGCCCGGCACCCGAAAGGGCAGTGGGGACTACATGCCCATGAGCCCCAAGAGCGTGTCTGCCCCGCAGCAGATCATCAACCCCATCAGACGCCACCCCCAGAGAGTGGACCCCAATGGCTACATGATGATGTCCCCCAGCGGCAGCTGCTCTCCTGACATTGGAGGTGGTCCCAGCAGCGGGGGCAGCAGCAGCGGTGCCGCCCCTTCTGGGAGCAGCTATGGCAAGTTATGGACAAATGGGGTAGGGGGCCACCACTCTCACGCCCTGCcacaccccaaactccccgtggAGAGCAGTAGTGGCAAGCTCTTGTCTTGTACAGGTGACTACATGAACATGTCGCCAGTGGGGGACTCCAACACCAGCAGCCCTTCCGACTGCTACTATGGCCCCGAGGATCCCCAGCACAAGCCAGTCCTCTCCTACTACTCATTGCCAAGGTCCTTCAAGCACACGCAGCGCCCCGGGGAGCTGGAGGAGAGCGCCAGGCACCAGCACCTCCGCCTTTCCTCCAGCTCCGGTCGGCTTCTCTATGCTGCGGCAGCAGAAGATTCGTCGTCATCCACCAGCAGCGACAGCCTGGGCGGGGGATACTGTGGGGCTAGGCCCGAGCCCGGCCTCCCGCATCTCCATCATCAGGTCCTGCAGCCCCATCTGCCTCGAAAGGTGGACACAGCAGCCCAGACCAACAACCGCCTGGCTCGGCCCACGAGGCTGTCCCTGGGGGATCCCAAGGCCAGCACCTTACCTCGGGCCCGAGAGCAGCCGCCACAGCCGGCCCTGCTGCACCCTCCGGAACCCAAAAGTCCAGGGGAATATGTGAATATTGAATTTGGGGGCGATCAGCCGGGCTACTTATCAGGCCCGGTGGCGTCCCACAGCGCGCCTTCGGTGAGATGTTCATCGCAGCTCCAGCCAGCTCCCAGAGAAGAGGAGACTGGCGCCGAAGAGTACATGAACATGGACCTGGGGCCAGGCCGGAGGGCGATCTGGCAGGAGAGCGCTGGGGTCCAGCCCGGCAGGGTGGGCCCCGCCCCCCCGGGAGCTGCTAGCGTGTGCAGGCCGACCCGGGCGGTGCCCAGCAGCCGGGGTGACTACATGACCATGCAGATGGGTTGTCCCCGTCAGAGCTACGTGGACACCTCGCCAGTGGCCCCCATCAGCTATGCCGATATGCGGACCGGCATCGTCGTGGAGGAGGCCAGCCTTCCCGGGGCCACAGCGGCCGCTCCCTCGGCGTCCTCGGCCACCTCTGCTTCCTCCGCCGCGCCCCAAGGAGCAGGGGAGCTGGCGGCCCGCTCTTCCCTGCTGGGGGGCCCGCAGGGACCCGGGGGCCTGAGCGCCTTCACACGGGTGAATCTCAGTCCCAACCGCAACCAGAGTGCCAAAGTGATCCGTGCCGACCCTCAAGGGTGCAGGAGGCGGCACAGCTCCGAGACCTTCTCCTCGACACCCAGTGCCACCCGGGCGGGCAACACGGTACCCTTCGGAGGGGGAGCTGCAGTTGGGGGCGgcggtggtggcagcagcagcactgAGGATGTGAAACGCCACAGCTCTGCCTCCTTCGAGAACGTGTGGCTGAGGCCTGGGGAGCTTGGGGGAGCCCCCAAGGAG